Within the Fundidesulfovibrio putealis DSM 16056 genome, the region GTGAACCGGGCCTTCATCCTGTGCTACCGGCTGGAATCGGCGCTCATGCATCCGGCCTTCGAGACGCTGTTCCGGTTTGCGGAGGATTCCAGGCTCCCCCTGCCCATCGCCAATCCGGAGACAGAATACACGAGCCACATCCAGCGGTTCATCGACGCGCTCAAGCGCTTCGGCGGGCTGACCAAGGAGATGGAGCTGATCGGCGAACTGCTGGTGCGCCTCTGGGAGGAGACCCGCAGCCTTGTGGCCCAGGTGCACACCGACGCCCTGACCGGGATCCTCAACCGGCGCGGCTTCTTCAAGGTGATAGACCCGCTGGTGTTCCTGTCGGTGCGAAACGCCCAGTCAGCGGGGCTGCTCATGATCGACCTGGACAAATTCAAGGATGTGAACGACGCCCACGGGCATCAGGTGGGCGACAAGGTGCTGGCCTCGGTGGCTGCCGCCGTGCAAGGCGTGCTGCGCCGCTCCGATGTGGTCGGGCGGTACGGGGGCGAGGAGTTCATCGCGTATCTTCCCGGCTGCGAGCACTCCTACCTGAAGCAGGTGGCCGAGAAGATCCGCCGCGCGGTGGAGGACGCCCCGCATCATGGGGTGGCGGTCACCGTGAGCGTCGGCGCGGCCCATCTGGACACGGTGCGCAGCCTGGGAGAGGTGGAGCGCCTCATCAACAGCGCGGACCAGTGCCTCTATCTGGCCAAGCGCGACGGCCGAAACCGGGTTTTCGTGGATTGTCCGGGCGGAGCGCTTGAGGACGGCTAGCGTTTCGTTCATGATGTCCTGCCACCGGGCGCATGAACCCGTACGGCAGCAACCATTCGGATACGTGTTGAAAATCATGTCCATGCTTTTCAAAAGCGCGACACGAGGAGCATTGCATGCATAGACGCGGCGCGGGCATTCTGCTGCACGTCACCAGCCTGCCTTCCCCTTACGGGGTGGGTGATCTTGGGCCGGGCGCGCGGACCTTTCTCGACTTCCTGGCCAAGGCCGGGCAGTCTTTCTGGCAGATTCTGCCCCTGACCCCCACCTCCACGTTCATCGGGAATTCCCCCTATTCCTCGGACTCGGCCTTTGCGGGCAACCCCCTGCTCATAAGCCCGGATCTGCTGGCCCAGGACGGCTGGATAACCGAGGACGACCTGGGCGAGCCTTCCGCGCAGGACCCCTGCGTCACGGATTTCGCCGCCGCAACGGCTTACAAGGAGCGCCTGCTCCAGGCGGCGTTCAAGCGCCACGCCCAGGAGCTGCCGCGCCTGGAGCTCTTCGCCCGATTCCGGGAGGAGAACGCCCACTGGCTGGACGACTACTGCCTGTTCAAGGCCATCAAGCACTCGCTGGGGGGCATGTCCTGGACTCGCTGGCCGGGAGAACTGCGCGACCGCAACCCCGAGGCCCTGGCGGAACGGCGGGAGGCCCTGGCGAGCAAGGTCCTCAAGGAAGCCTTCGTGCAGTTTTTGTTCGCCGAGCAGTGGGCGCGCCTCAAGGCCTACGCCTCCAGCCTGGACATCCTCATCATCGGCGACGCGCCCATCTACGTCACCCAGGACAGCGCCGACGTCTGGGCCAACCAGTCCCTGTTCAAGCTGGGTCCGGACCGCGAACCGCTCTTCGTGGCGGGCGTGCCGCCGGACTATTTCAGCCGCACCGGCCAGCGCTGGGGCAACCCCGTGTACGACTGGGACGCCCACTCGCAAAGCTGCTACGACTGGTGGAGCATGCGCCTAGGGCACAACTTCCGGCTCTATGATTTCGTGCGCCTGGACCACTTCCGGGGCTTCGCCGGATACTGGGAGATCCCCGCCGACGAGAAGACCGCCGTCAACGGCCAGTGGGTGGAAGCGCCCGGAGTGGCCTTTTTCATGGCGCTCCAGAGTCATTTCCCGGTGCTGCCCATCCTGGCCGAGGACCTGGGCGTCATCACTCCGGACGTGCGCGAGATGCGCGACGGCTTCGGCTTCCCCGGCATGAAGGTGCTCCAGTTCGCCTTCGGCAACGGCGTGGGCGAGAACCGCGACGCGCCGCACAACCACGTGGAGAACGCCGTGGCCTACACCGGAACCCACGACAACGACACCACCCTGGGCTGGTTCCTGAACGACGCCGGGGAGGACGGCCGACGCGTGCTGCTGGAATACCTTGGGCGCGACCTGCCCGCAGCCGAGGTCCCCTGGGAAATGCTTCGCCTGTGCTACATGAGCGTGGCCCGCATCGCCATGGCTCCCATGCAGGACGTGCTGGGCCTGGGGACGCAGGCGCGCATGAACACCCCGTCGGTGGCCGCCGGGAACTGGTCCTGGCGCATGGACGCAGGCGGACTTACGGACGAACTGGCCGGACGGCTGAAGAGCCTGGCCGGGCTGTACGGTCGCGGCCGCCGGGAATAATCATCACCCGGACGCCAGAGGAGACGTCATGATCACAAGCGAGAGCATGGACAAGGATTATCAGGTGCGCTTCACCGACGGCACGCACGTGGCCGTGTCGGACACCACGCCGGAACACGGCGGATCGGGTGAGGGCTTCGGACCGCACGAGCTTTTGGAGGCGGCGCTGGGCAACTGCATCGCCATCATCACGCGCATGTTCGCGCGCAAGCACGGCATGCCGCTGGAAGGGGTCACGGTAAAGGTGAACCTCAACCGCAGCGACCCGGCCAAGGCGGTCTTCGAGTATTCCGTGGATTTCAAGGGCGACCTGGACGAAGCGGCGCGCGAGAAGCTCACCCGCGCGGCAAAAGCCTGCCCGGTGCACAAGACCCTCATGCGGCAGCTGGAGTTCGTGCAGGTCTAGCCGCCGGGGAAGTATCCAGAGGCACGCTCTTGAAAAGCATGAGCATGTGAGTGGGGCGGCATGATTTTCAGTTGGGAACGCCTCCGGCGGCCAAAGGGCTGCGCCCTTTGGAATCCGCAAGTATCCCATCCGGTTGCCGACGCGTCCTTCTGCTTGAATTGTGGTTGCCGATGAGTTTTGCCAGAGGCGCATGAATGCATGCTGCCTGCCGGGCGCGCCTTACAGCGCGCCCGGCTTTTTTGTGGGGTTCTACTTTTCGCCGAAGGTTTTCCAGACCACCGAGGACGAGATCATGTTTCCGGCCATGACCATGGCGTCCAGCAGGTCCGATTCCTGGTAGCCGTGTGCTTTCACTGTCTCGATGTCCTGGCTGTTCACGGACGTGGGTTCGTCCACGGCCTTCAGCACGAAGTCCAGAAGAACCTGCTCGTCCGGTTCCAGGGCCTTTTCGGAGCGGGTCTGCGCGAGCTGTTCTATCTCGTGCTCCTCCAGGCCCATCTTGCGCAGCAGGTTGCGGTTGAACAGCTGGCACGCTCCGTGACCGGACTTCACCGCCACGGCGTAGCGCAGGGAGGCGGAGAAGCCGGGGGACAGGCGCGGATGCTCGCGGAAGTAGCTGATGAACCCGAACTGCCGGTTCAGGAGTTCCGGACTTGCGCTGTAGAGTTGCAAGGTTTTGGGGATGCCCACTTCAGCAGGGAACATGTTGTAGATTTCCTTGATGCGGCCAGTGGCGGCGGCGGGTTCGACGATTGAAAGCAGCATGGCGTCTCCTTTGTAGTAGACCGGTCGGCTATTAAAGTTGCCAAAAAACAGGGACTAGGCGAGAATCGTGTTGAAAATGAAGTGGATGAATCGGTCCAGCGGCTCCGGACTCTTCTCGGCCTTCATGCGCAAGAGCGCCCCTTCCCAGGCGTCCAGGATGAACTCCCCAAGCTGGACAGGGTCGAGAGCCTCGGCCAGTTCGCCGCGCTCTTTGGCTTCGCGGAGCAGGGCCACAATGTGCGAGGCCACCAGGGTCAAGGCCTGTTGGAGGCGCTGGCGCATCACCGGGGACAGGTCGCTCATCTCCTGGGCCAGGTTGCCAAGCGGGCAGCCGCCCTCGCAACCATCGCTTACGCGAAGATCGCGCCGGGCAGTGAACAGGGTCTTCAGCCGGACAAGGGGCGGCTGTGCCGATGCATCGCGCTCCATGTTGGCGCGTTCGTTCAACCGGCTGGAATAATAGTCGATCACCGCGAGGCCGAAGTCCTCTTTCGACTTGAAGTAGAAATAGAAAGACCCCTTGGGAACCCCCGCCGCCTCCAGGATCTCCTTGAGGCCGGTCCGGTGGAACCCCTGGCGGTAGATGAGCGGCGCGGCCGCTTCCAGGATGGCCTGGCGGGTGTCTTTCTTGATGGGCTTCACGAAGTTATTATTAGACCGGTCGTCTAGTGGCGTCAAACGGTGTTTTGCTGCAAGGTGAAAATTCGCCCGCAGCCAAGGCGGGCAGGAGTCTCGCACAGGATGCGCACGTCCAGGCGGCCAAGCAGCCAGGATGCGGGCACCCTGGCTGCTGACTGCCCGCCACAGGGGGGCTTGTTCTCAGTTCCCGTTGCCAGCCGTCACCAGCCGCAGCTGGATGCTCACCACGTCGTGGACCAGATGCATGCCAAGCTTCTCGAAGAACCGCCCGGAGCCGTAGCGCGCTCCCCAGCGGGTGCGGTCCAGGTCGAAGTGGGCCTCCAGACTCAGGCGTCCGTCGTCCAGGCGCTCCACCGTGGCCGGGAAGTTCAGGTCGCGGGTCACGCCGCGCAGGGTCAGCTGGCCTTCCACTTCGTAGTTGGCGCTCCCAGGGGTGTGACCGGGCAGCGGGGTGATGTGCGTGGTGTCGAACAGGGCCTCGGGATGGGCGTTGACCAAGAAGAAATCTCCCGAGGACAGGTGGGTGACCAGGAGTGCCGCCAGGGACTGATCCTCCAGATCCTCGTCTTTCAGGGTGCGCATGTCCAGGCTGAAGCTGCCCAGGGCCAGCTGCCCATTGCTGAAGCGCATGGCGCCGGATGACAGCGCGACCGTGCCTGTGTGGATGCTGGTTCGGCTGCGCCCCGTCCACTGGATGCGGCTGGCCTGCGGGTCCACGTGCAAAAGCCCGTTCGCTATGCCAAGCTCGCACGGGGAGGCGGGTTCGTCGCCAAGATGCCCCTCCAGGGGGTACCCGGCCTGCATCCAGCCCTCTATGCCATCCTGGCAGATGGTCACGTTCGTGTATCCGGCGGCCAGGAGCTTGTCGGCGGCGTCCTGAGCCCCCAGGCAGCGGTGGGAGGAACTGGCCAGCACCAGGGACGTGCCTGGGGCGATCCCGGCTTCGGTGAGCTGGTCGAGAAAGGTCATCTCGTAGACGCAGTGGTTGCGCGAACCCGGAATGTGCCTGGCTGCGTGATGTTCGGGAGGAAGGACGTCCAGAACCAGGATGTCGCGGCCCTCGTCGAGCCAGGTTTTGAGGATGACGGCAGAGATGGATTTCGCGTGCGGCATGGAGGTTCCTTTCTGGTCTGCCGGACAGGACGGCAGGGGTGATATGTCACCCTAGCATAGTCGGTGAAACCGGTGAAGGCGAAATGAAGGCGGGAAACTCTTGCGGCCGGACACGGCAGGCGCATCCCGGCAAGCCCGGAATAAAGCAGGCCGCGCCGGGATGCCGGCGCGGCCTGTGGAATCGCATTGCCGCCTCTGTGCGGGGCCGCTGGTCTAGTCGTTCAGGGCTTCGTACACCTTGCCCACCATCTTCTCGTTGGGGGTCAGGGTTTTCTGGCCGGGAACCCACTTGGCGGGACAAGCCTCAGCGGGATGGTCCTTCAGGTAGTAGTTGGCTTCCATCTTGCGGAACAGTTCGTCGGCGTTGCGCCCGACGTTGTAGAAGTTCACCTCGGAGCTGACCAGAACGCCTTCGGGGTTTATGATGAAGGTGCCGCGCAGCGCCAGGCCCGACTCGGGGTCATACACGCCGTAGTAGCGCGATACCTTGCCGGTGGGATCGGCGGCCATTTTGTAGCGCACGCCCTCGAGCAGGCGCTCGCTGTTCTTCCAGGCCATGTGGCTGAACTTGGTGTCAGTGGAGACGGCGATCACTTCGCAACCCAGCTTCTCCAGGGCCTCCTGCTTGCTGGCCAGGTCAGCGAGTTCCGTGGGGCAGACGAAAGTGAAGTCGGCAGGGTAGAAGAAGAGGATGGTCCACTTCTTTTCCTCCTTCAGCTTTTCAAGGCTCACGGTACCGAAGAAGCCTTCCTTGGGGTCGTAGACGTCCATGGAGAAGTCCTCCACGGGCTTGCCGACCTTGGCGCTGCCCGAGCAGCATTCGCCCTTGTCGTGGTGATCGTGGCAGCATTCGTCCTTGCCGTGGTGATTGCCATGATGATGCTTATGACCGTGGGACATGAGGCCTCCAAGTATATTTGTGCGTATTGTTAGGAATTATTCCTAACCTGTGGGGAAGCATACACGATCCAGGAAAAAAAAACACCCCCCCGCGTGTCCGCAGGGGGGGTGATGACAACAAAAGGTTCGGAGCGTCTAGCGCCAGGAGCGCTTCTGCCCGGAATAACTGAATATCTCGCGCATGGATTCCTGTTTCACTTCCTCGTCCTTGGCGGCGCTGGCAGCCTGGGGAGTGGGGCCGAAGGCCCGGTGGACCTCCACCTGATACGTGATGTGGCCCACATACGGAGTGTGGTCGTACTCCACGCGCTTGACCTCGGTGGCCATGGTGTTCAGCAGGATGACGGAATAGCTGGCCACATAGCGGCCATCTTCCATCTTCACTTCCTTGCGGTCCTTGCTGTTCTGGGCAAGCGCTGCGGACTTTTCCAGCCACTTCTTGGCGTAGTCGTTGAATTCGATCTTGATCTTCTCGAAGGTTGCGTCGTCGTCCACCTTCACGGGTTTCTTCTTGCCCTTTTCAGGGGCAGTGGCGGCTTCCACGCCGAAGGGGTCGGACTTGGAGCCCTTGGCTGCCTTGGGTTCCTTCTCCTTGATCTCCTTGGGTTCCGGCGCAGTCTTGCCCGGAGCCTTCTCAGCCATGGGGACGGGCTTGGGCTCAGGCGCGGTCTTGCCGGGGATGGTCAGCACCATGCCAGCCTTGATTGCCTTGGCGTTTTGCATGTTGTTGGCGGACATCAACTGGTTGGCCGGAACTCCGTATTTCTTGGCGAGGCCTGCCACGGTGTCACCTTTGACGACCTTGTGGGTGAGCGGCGGAGGCGGCGGCGGAGGCGGCGGCGGGGTAGGTTCGGGTTTCACTTGGGCTACTGGGGCGGGTTCGGGCTTGTCTGCCCCGAACATGCCGCAACCGCTGAGCGTCAGGCAGAGTGCCAACGCGGGTACGATTGTTTTGATCATGTGCTCACCTCCATGGGGTCGGGCGAAACGCCCGTGTCGGCCGACGGGCATGAAAGGACAGATACGGCATGAAGGCGCAGTCTTCAAGGGCAACCTTGACGCGCCAAAAAGAAAGGGCGGAACCTTTCGGTTCCGCCCAGACTGTCACTGAGGACCGTTCGAGACTAGTTCGACTTGAACTTGATCTCGACGCGGCGGTTCATCTTGCGGCCTTCCGCAGTCTTGTTGTCGTAGCGGGGGTTCATCTTGCCGAAGCCAACGGCGGTGATGCGGCCGGCGTCGATGCCCTTCTTCACGAAGTAGGCCTTGACGCTGTTGGCGCGGCGGATGGACAGCGCCATGTTGTACTTCTCGGAGCCGATGGAGTCGGTGTGGCCTTCAAGGATCACAGCCAGGGCAGGCTTGGACTTGATGATGGCAACGCCCTCGTCCAGGACGGGGATGAATTCCTTCTTGATGTTGTACTTGTCGAAGTCGAAGTAGATGGAGCGGAAGATGACCACTTCGTCGTCGATGAAGTCGTACAGGGAGCACTTCAGGAAGGCTTCACGAGCGGCCTGGTTGCGCAGCACCTCTTCGCCCAGGGCGAAGCAACCGCACTTGGACAGAGCGGCGATTTCCTTCAGGATCTGCTCGCCGCGCTTGTTGTCGGCGAAGCTGATGACGCTGAAGCAGAGCTTGTCGCCGTACTTGGCCTGCATCTGCTTGGCCACGCCCACGGGATCGACGCCCAGGTTGGAGTCGCCGTCGGACAGGATGATGACGGCGGTCTTGCCGGACAGGCCGCCCACGACCTTGTCCAGGTCGTTCAGGCCAACACCCATGGGGGTCATGCGGCCGTAGGCTTCGTAGTCGGTCTTCAGAGGAGCGATAGCCTTGTCCATGGCGGCCTTGTCGTAAGGAGCCATGCCGGCGTACTGCTTGTAGGGGGCGAAGGTGTACATGCCGGCCTTGTAGGGCAGGGCGGGGATCAGCTTGTTCAACTCGACCAGGGTGGACTTGGCCATCATGATCTTGGAGACGCCGCCGAACTGCACGTAGCGCTGGCCCTTGTAAGAGAAGGCCATGGAGCTGGAGTGGTCAACAAACAGAATGAAGTTGTCGACTTTCGGGACCATTTTCTTGGCGGCGGCCGGAAGAACCGTGCCGACCAGAGCCATGATCAGCATGGCTACGATGATGCGCATTTTTCTCATAAGTCCTCCTTCCGAATCAAAGTGAAGTGTCGCGTGAAGCAGAAGCCACCCTCAGAGCCAAAATAACGCGAATCGTCAGGCCCGTTGCCCGTTGAATCTCGCGTTTCCTCACGAATTCAATACCTGAAACATCGCCTGCTGGGCAAGCGGTTTTCCTCGACGGCCTTCCGAATAGAACATTTCAAAAGTTTAAGCAAGGATTTGGCCTCATTGGCTGTCACAAAAGTTGCTGACCCTCCGGAAACCAAGGCCAGGAGCCAATCCGAGCATCCTTCCCGTCAAGAGCGTCTTAATATTAAATCTTGTTCATGTCTATGCTTG harbors:
- a CDS encoding GGDEF domain-containing protein — encoded protein: MTEQILVEIVTCCLEQDRTALDIYRRLSQSFEDPEIAEFWRTMGEEEQGHVSFWEALLDFARQGHLPQVFEDPAAILASLSRGAEEVRELSVLCQGCGEVNRAFILCYRLESALMHPAFETLFRFAEDSRLPLPIANPETEYTSHIQRFIDALKRFGGLTKEMELIGELLVRLWEETRSLVAQVHTDALTGILNRRGFFKVIDPLVFLSVRNAQSAGLLMIDLDKFKDVNDAHGHQVGDKVLASVAAAVQGVLRRSDVVGRYGGEEFIAYLPGCEHSYLKQVAEKIRRAVEDAPHHGVAVTVSVGAAHLDTVRSLGEVERLINSADQCLYLAKRDGRNRVFVDCPGGALEDG
- the malQ gene encoding 4-alpha-glucanotransferase; its protein translation is MHRRGAGILLHVTSLPSPYGVGDLGPGARTFLDFLAKAGQSFWQILPLTPTSTFIGNSPYSSDSAFAGNPLLISPDLLAQDGWITEDDLGEPSAQDPCVTDFAAATAYKERLLQAAFKRHAQELPRLELFARFREENAHWLDDYCLFKAIKHSLGGMSWTRWPGELRDRNPEALAERREALASKVLKEAFVQFLFAEQWARLKAYASSLDILIIGDAPIYVTQDSADVWANQSLFKLGPDREPLFVAGVPPDYFSRTGQRWGNPVYDWDAHSQSCYDWWSMRLGHNFRLYDFVRLDHFRGFAGYWEIPADEKTAVNGQWVEAPGVAFFMALQSHFPVLPILAEDLGVITPDVREMRDGFGFPGMKVLQFAFGNGVGENRDAPHNHVENAVAYTGTHDNDTTLGWFLNDAGEDGRRVLLEYLGRDLPAAEVPWEMLRLCYMSVARIAMAPMQDVLGLGTQARMNTPSVAAGNWSWRMDAGGLTDELAGRLKSLAGLYGRGRRE
- a CDS encoding OsmC family protein, with the protein product MITSESMDKDYQVRFTDGTHVAVSDTTPEHGGSGEGFGPHELLEAALGNCIAIITRMFARKHGMPLEGVTVKVNLNRSDPAKAVFEYSVDFKGDLDEAAREKLTRAAKACPVHKTLMRQLEFVQV
- a CDS encoding carboxymuconolactone decarboxylase family protein, whose product is MLLSIVEPAAATGRIKEIYNMFPAEVGIPKTLQLYSASPELLNRQFGFISYFREHPRLSPGFSASLRYAVAVKSGHGACQLFNRNLLRKMGLEEHEIEQLAQTRSEKALEPDEQVLLDFVLKAVDEPTSVNSQDIETVKAHGYQESDLLDAMVMAGNMISSSVVWKTFGEK
- a CDS encoding TetR/AcrR family transcriptional regulator, yielding MTPLDDRSNNNFVKPIKKDTRQAILEAAAPLIYRQGFHRTGLKEILEAAGVPKGSFYFYFKSKEDFGLAVIDYYSSRLNERANMERDASAQPPLVRLKTLFTARRDLRVSDGCEGGCPLGNLAQEMSDLSPVMRQRLQQALTLVASHIVALLREAKERGELAEALDPVQLGEFILDAWEGALLRMKAEKSPEPLDRFIHFIFNTILA
- a CDS encoding YceI family protein; the encoded protein is MPHAKSISAVILKTWLDEGRDILVLDVLPPEHHAARHIPGSRNHCVYEMTFLDQLTEAGIAPGTSLVLASSSHRCLGAQDAADKLLAAGYTNVTICQDGIEGWMQAGYPLEGHLGDEPASPCELGIANGLLHVDPQASRIQWTGRSRTSIHTGTVALSSGAMRFSNGQLALGSFSLDMRTLKDEDLEDQSLAALLVTHLSSGDFFLVNAHPEALFDTTHITPLPGHTPGSANYEVEGQLTLRGVTRDLNFPATVERLDDGRLSLEAHFDLDRTRWGARYGSGRFFEKLGMHLVHDVVSIQLRLVTAGNGN
- a CDS encoding peroxiredoxin; amino-acid sequence: MSHGHKHHHGNHHGKDECCHDHHDKGECCSGSAKVGKPVEDFSMDVYDPKEGFFGTVSLEKLKEEKKWTILFFYPADFTFVCPTELADLASKQEALEKLGCEVIAVSTDTKFSHMAWKNSERLLEGVRYKMAADPTGKVSRYYGVYDPESGLALRGTFIINPEGVLVSSEVNFYNVGRNADELFRKMEANYYLKDHPAEACPAKWVPGQKTLTPNEKMVGKVYEALND
- a CDS encoding LysM peptidoglycan-binding domain-containing protein; its protein translation is MIKTIVPALALCLTLSGCGMFGADKPEPAPVAQVKPEPTPPPPPPPPPPLTHKVVKGDTVAGLAKKYGVPANQLMSANNMQNAKAIKAGMVLTIPGKTAPEPKPVPMAEKAPGKTAPEPKEIKEKEPKAAKGSKSDPFGVEAATAPEKGKKKPVKVDDDATFEKIKIEFNDYAKKWLEKSAALAQNSKDRKEVKMEDGRYVASYSVILLNTMATEVKRVEYDHTPYVGHITYQVEVHRAFGPTPQAASAAKDEEVKQESMREIFSYSGQKRSWR
- a CDS encoding OmpA family protein, translated to MRKMRIIVAMLIMALVGTVLPAAAKKMVPKVDNFILFVDHSSSMAFSYKGQRYVQFGGVSKIMMAKSTLVELNKLIPALPYKAGMYTFAPYKQYAGMAPYDKAAMDKAIAPLKTDYEAYGRMTPMGVGLNDLDKVVGGLSGKTAVIILSDGDSNLGVDPVGVAKQMQAKYGDKLCFSVISFADNKRGEQILKEIAALSKCGCFALGEEVLRNQAAREAFLKCSLYDFIDDEVVIFRSIYFDFDKYNIKKEFIPVLDEGVAIIKSKPALAVILEGHTDSIGSEKYNMALSIRRANSVKAYFVKKGIDAGRITAVGFGKMNPRYDNKTAEGRKMNRRVEIKFKSN